Proteins found in one Fulvitalea axinellae genomic segment:
- a CDS encoding DUF6046 domain-containing protein, with translation MAEFDLNGLYEEVAGYRGYPFPVDLDKLPKAVLDQQRNRYRLLTGQAVDGQTVIAPVTLGDVALGHVEEGKTTVGLQPMVVLEGKKRIVKSVIAGGLYDGTVKEFINFDDYKIRVFGVLANRKTQGAYPVDEADLLKGLWLRNESLFFSNVATDGLFENVVITDIKLKELNKAPGMQLYEIKAISDSTLDAERLKGNAKT, from the coding sequence ATGGCGGAATTTGACCTTAACGGACTTTACGAAGAGGTGGCCGGCTACAGGGGCTACCCTTTCCCTGTGGACCTGGACAAGTTGCCGAAGGCCGTTCTGGACCAGCAGAGGAACCGCTACCGCTTGCTTACGGGGCAGGCTGTGGACGGTCAGACGGTCATAGCGCCGGTAACGCTTGGCGACGTGGCGCTGGGGCATGTGGAAGAGGGCAAGACGACGGTGGGGCTGCAGCCTATGGTGGTGTTGGAAGGCAAGAAGCGGATAGTGAAAAGCGTGATAGCGGGCGGTCTGTATGACGGTACGGTGAAGGAGTTTATCAACTTCGACGACTATAAGATACGGGTGTTCGGGGTGTTGGCAAACAGGAAAACGCAAGGGGCCTACCCCGTGGACGAGGCGGATCTGCTGAAGGGGCTTTGGCTGCGGAACGAGTCGCTGTTTTTTTCGAACGTGGCTACGGACGGGCTGTTTGAGAACGTGGTGATCACGGACATAAAGCTTAAGGAGCTGAACAAGGCGCCGGGTATGCAACTGTACGAGATCAAGGCGATCAGCGACTCTACGCTGGACGCCGAAAGACTGAAAGGCAATGCTAAGACCTGA